Proteins encoded in a region of the Pelmatolapia mariae isolate MD_Pm_ZW linkage group LG6, Pm_UMD_F_2, whole genome shotgun sequence genome:
- the LOC134629603 gene encoding uncharacterized protein LOC134629603 — translation MSEEPERGLVQIQREDTQKSTEEVFIEKLEVPKNNELSKGEVGRAVCDLNCLNSEHKIEQEVHPDQHSNKSDGSDSACCVEDDRGRKQEVHDGRSYSNSEEKVESQTCDSGRAEETKPPTDHSSKSCSFNSGYISSMIQWLQVSQQQMMGSFIGQTKPELDAEAEKVTANKRFVFGYFADKLSEVYKDAGRKLQGTRDIIRNVQAGDMKVVLPQYVSMISKELPLIHQTRLHQEPNPSIAAEHKGTSVDLSKDCALRLPQNRGAPPFPNISGWPEGSVSSSRVTSPEVFHQRLVELPAVLSELQTFSSQRILEKLESLAPRENFGKVLSLFWLRAANCKKPIPKPACLLLSETDLIILSARTDSTNMLTIFHRFKLQDIREVQISLAGQHIRLTGCTEDTILAIFTYSKELTQDFCRALLSALFPEKIPEETERQPLLSGDLMVISLDWTSRVPDVILDSGLHITSRFKRVLADLLYIIHGNMDGPGKPSLANVCPLLYTSVKVKNSTCVHRDTISQFLLTDTHVALLREDGVFHPVPRGSSLVPAHPQFQGVKLRKRSDIRCLLMKKTDTCVVVDFVFMKPKPQTVKREVQFRRGSADLPSDRGPCESWKLCFGCSSEAQTLINHLCT, via the coding sequence ATGTCAGAGGAACCAGAACGTGGTCTCGTACAGATTCAAAGAGAAGATACGCAAAAATCTACAGAGGAAGTCTTCATTGAAAAACTGGAAGTTCCTAAAAACAATGAGCTCAGCAAAGGAGAAGTGGGCCGAGCAGTTTGTGACCTCAACTGTTTGAACTCTGAACACAAAATTGAGCAAGAAGTGCACCCAGACCAGCACAGCAACAAATCTGATGGAAGTGATTCCGCCTGCTGTGTTGAAGATGATCGTGGTAGAAAGCAGGAGGTTCACGATGGACGCTCGTATTCTAACTCGGAGGAAAAGGTTGAATCCCAAACATGTGATTCAGGAAGAGCAGAAGAGACGAAACCTCCAACTGATCATTCCTCAAAGTCATGCAGCTTTAACAGTGGTTACATCAGTTCAATGATTCAGTGGTTACAAGTAAGTCAGCAGCAGATGATGGGATCCTTTATCGGTCAAACAAAACCAGAACTGGATGCAGAAGCAGAGAAAGTGACAGCCAATAAGAGATTTGTCTTCGGCTACTTTGCTGACAAACTGTCCGAGGTGTATAAAGATGCTGGTAGAAAGCTTCAGGGCACACGGGACATCATTCGAAACGTTCAAGCAGGCGACATGAAGGTTGTCCTCCCTCAGTACGTGAGCATGATATCCAAAGAGCTGCCGCTGATTCATCAAACACGGCTTCACCAAGAGCCAAATCCTTCAATCGCAGCCGAGCACAAAGGCACTTCGGTAGATCTGTCGAAGGATTGTGCGCTGAGGCTTCCACAGAATCGTGGAGCTCCGCCATTCCCGAACATCTCTGGTTGGCCTGAAGGATCCGTGTCCTCTTCGAGAGTTACCAGTCCAGAAGTGTTTCATCAGAGGCTGGTCGAGCTTCCGGCTGTTTTGTCTGAGCTACAGACATTTTCATCCCAGAGGATCCTGGAAAAGTTGGAATCTCTGGCTCCTCGGGAGAATTTTGGCAAGGTTTTGAGTCTGTTTTGGCTCAGAGCAGCTAACTGTAAGAAACCCATCCCAAAACCCGCCTGTCTACTTTTGTCAGAGACGGACTTAATCATTCTCTCAGCGAGGACAGATTCTACCAACATGTTGACTATTTTTCACCGCTTTAAACTCCAAGATATCCGGGAGGTCCAGATAAGTCTGGCAGGGCAGCACATCCGCCTAACAGGCTGCACCGAAGACACCATCCTAGCTATCTTCACGTACAGCAAAGAGCTTACTCAGGACTTCTGCAGGGCTCTACTGAGTGCTCTCTTTCCTGAGAAGATCCCTGAAGAGACTGAACGTCAGCCATTGCTCTCTGGCGACCTAATGGTAATCTCTCTGGATTGGACTTCAAGAGTTCCTGACGTCATCCTTGACAGCGGGCTTCACATCACTTCCAGATTTAAGCGCGTCCTCGCCGACTTGCTCTACATCATCCACGGGAACATGGATGGTCCCGGCAAACCTTCACTTGCTAATGTCTGTCCCCTGCTCTACACCAGCGTCAAAGTCAAGAACTCTACCTGTGTGCACCGGGACACCATCTCCCAGTTCCTCCTGACGGACACCCACGTAGCTCTTCTCCGAGAGGATGGCGTCTTTCATCCAGTGCCGCGGGGATCCAGTCTGGTCCCCGCCCACCCACAGTTTCAAGGAGTCAAACTCCGCAAGCGTTCTGACATCAGGTGCCTGCTCATGAAGAAGACCGACACCTGCGTGGTGGTAGACTTTGTTTTTATGAAGCCCAAACCGCAAACCGTGAAGAGAGAGGTGCAGTTCAGACGTGGCTCGGCTGACCTTCCTTCTGATCGAGGTCCATGTGAATCCTGGAAATTATGTTTTGGCTGCTCCTCAGAAGCTCAGACTCTGATTAATCACCTGTGCACCTGA